From the Thermoproteota archaeon genome, the window TAAAGTCAAACTTGGATGCCTTCATTGAAAAGTCTCAGAGTAGAGTCACAGGCACTGTAAAGATCAAGATGCTTCAAGGAAGCATGAGAGTTGTTGGAAGAAAGTCAAAATACTCACTATATAGTCACGATATTGCCACATATGGATCAGAATCTACTTTTGACCAAAAATTGGCCAAAGGTTTTGTTGAATTGTGGGGAATGCAATCAACAGAAGCTAATAAATTACAAAAGAAAAGGTGAAGAAAATTATGAATTGCCCAGAATGTGATGCAAATCTAAACATTCCCGATGACGCCGCTGTAGGAGAGATCGTATCCTGCCCTGATTGTGGTGCTGACTTTGAGATTGCAAAGAAAGAAGGTTCAAACGTACAGCTAAAACAAGCAGAAAGTGTTGGCGAAGACTGGGGAGAGTAATGTCAAAGATTTGTGTCGTATTTGATCGATTAAGATCAGAAGAGAAGATGCTCCAAAAGGAGGCAGAATCTCTTGGATATGACACATCTATGATAGATGCAAAGATCACACAACTAAACACGGAGAGTAAGAAGACTGACTATGATTTCGGTCAAGTAGTACTAGAGAGATGTGTCAGTTACTTTAGAGGTCTTCATTTTACATCATGCCTTGAATTTTTAGATATTCCAGTAATCAACAAATTCAGCGTTGCAACAAATTGTGGAAACAAGATGTTTATGACATTGTGCTTGGCAAAACACAAAGTTCCGACACCAAAGACATACTTTTCATTCTCAAAAGAAGGAGCTGAGGAAAATCTTGCTAAAATTGGATTTCCGATGGTGATAAAACCAGTAATTGGTAGTTGGGGAAGAGGAGTTATGCCACTAAAAGACAAAGACACAATGGATGCAGTGTTTGAGATAAGAGAACTCACTGATGGTCCTCATGATAGAATTTACTACCTTCAAGAGATGATAAAGAGGCCCCCAAGAGATATTCGTGTAATAACAGTAGGGGAACAAGCAGTAGGTGCAATGTACAGAAAGTCGGAAGGTTTCAAGACAAATATTGCCTTAGGTGCTGATCCAGAGCTTTGTGAGATAACAAATGAGATCGAGGACTTGGCAATCAAGGCATCAAAATCCGTCGGAGGAGGAATTTTAGGCGTAGATATGATGGAGGACAAAGAAAAAGGGCTAGTAGTCCACGAAGTTAACAATACAGTAGAGTTTAAGGGATTATCAAGAGTTGCAAAACGAAACATTCCAAAAGAAATGATAGAATTTGCAGTAAACTCCGTTAGGAAATAAATTATACCTCCCTACAAGAGGGGATATCATGAAAGTAGGAGTTGTTGGAGCCTCAGGTTATGTTGGAGGAGAAACTTTACGATTATTGGTAAACCATCCAAAAGTCGAGATCACAATGGTTACCTCAAGACAACATGTCGGAGAGTATCTTCACAGAGTTCAACCAAGTTTGAAAGGGTTTACTGATTTAACATTTTCAGAACTAGATTATGATAAAATGACAGACAAGTGTGATCTAGTATTTACTGCAGTACCACATGGAACTGCAACAGAAATTGTAAAAGCCCTATATGATAGAGGTTTAAAGATAATCGACCTCAGTGCAGATTATAGGTTACACAATCCAGAAGATTATGGCAAATGGTATGGTTGGGAACATCCACACCCAGATTATCTTTCAAAATCAGTATTTGGAGTTCCAGAATTACATAGAGAGCAGATAAAAAATGCACAACTTGTATCATGCCCAGGTTGTATGGCAGTAACTTCAATGCTAGCTCTTGCTCCGTTAATTAAGAATAATCTAATCGACACCGAGCATATAGTAGTTGATTCAAAGATTGGTTCATCAGGTGCAGGAGCAGGAGCAGGAACGAGTCATGCAATGCGTGCAGGAGTAATCAGACCATACAAACCTGCAAAGCATAGAC encodes:
- the lysX gene encoding lysine biosynthesis protein LysX, with the protein product MSKICVVFDRLRSEEKMLQKEAESLGYDTSMIDAKITQLNTESKKTDYDFGQVVLERCVSYFRGLHFTSCLEFLDIPVINKFSVATNCGNKMFMTLCLAKHKVPTPKTYFSFSKEGAEENLAKIGFPMVIKPVIGSWGRGVMPLKDKDTMDAVFEIRELTDGPHDRIYYLQEMIKRPPRDIRVITVGEQAVGAMYRKSEGFKTNIALGADPELCEITNEIEDLAIKASKSVGGGILGVDMMEDKEKGLVVHEVNNTVEFKGLSRVAKRNIPKEMIEFAVNSVRK
- a CDS encoding N-acetyl-gamma-glutamyl-phosphate reductase translates to MKVGVVGASGYVGGETLRLLVNHPKVEITMVTSRQHVGEYLHRVQPSLKGFTDLTFSELDYDKMTDKCDLVFTAVPHGTATEIVKALYDRGLKIIDLSADYRLHNPEDYGKWYGWEHPHPDYLSKSVFGVPELHREQIKNAQLVSCPGCMAVTSMLALAPLIKNNLIDTEHIVVDSKIGSSGAGAGAGTSHAMRAGVIRPYKPAKHRHTGEIEQELSEIAGKKIRVSMSPHAVDVVRGILCTNHTFMTKEMEEKELWKLYRQAYGEERFVRLIRDKKGLYKFPDPKFLVGSNFCDIGFDLDEDNNRLIAISASDNLMKGAAGSAIQNMNVMAGFDEMDGLRYTPLTPV
- a CDS encoding lysine biosynthesis protein LysW, producing MNCPECDANLNIPDDAAVGEIVSCPDCGADFEIAKKEGSNVQLKQAESVGEDWGE